In Drosophila suzukii chromosome Y, CBGP_Dsuzu_IsoJpt1.0, whole genome shotgun sequence, the following proteins share a genomic window:
- the LOC139353696 gene encoding uncharacterized protein, with protein MDLRSWRKVLIQWVIECRFTEHNFITLEQSDIDAFSIYVQKAQVAPVEEENALPTQPGEHRSPLQNFLREFSSHIDGRGQLVTADYVICKKLPELVQTCIANFFGQTLEQQLTRQFLRQSMNNRTRELHVVRAQLEVVSYEKTMLEEQQTKKEDLIIEMLDNTDGARGSMLSSLSSAFSCSFSRSCLSTTELSRFSGVVFGDREQLSKSEDAFRTSLSAPLTPRTELLEQRTRELRGVRAQLEVVSYEKTMLEGQQAEEDLIKTLNKENMMAKSQLAKLKNAVQNGENADNVLNEFDHLKRSLMKESSQKEAIIAETNDKLQDLRAEKSELVEQVCYLSDFMGALHKRTKSGEFCVNISEKLVTFGSELYTLLVLRGNFISTRYIILKLILAKKGALEQRLEESSLKRDKQELDRCLQEAREELHNRREVLNASSDLLNCSLSPNTTPENLDSSVVDKQLREKEHENAELRKEPQKQNANLLELSESVACFVEKHSIEPDPLAPSVLSSISMIRSSFSVCCSSSMVFS; from the exons ATGGACCTGCGCAGCTGGCGTAAGGTCCTTATCCAGTGG GTCATCGAGTGTCGCTTCACCGAACACAACTTCATCACGCTGGAGCAGTCGGACATCGATGCCTTCTCGATCTACGTGCAAAAGGCCCAGGTGGCGCCGGTGGAGGAGGAGAACGCGCTGCCGACCCAGCCCGGGGAGCACCGCTCGCCTCTGCAGAACTTCCTCCGTG AGTTCAGTTCCCACATAGATGGCCGTGGACAACTTGTGACCGCGGACTACGT CATCTGCAAGAAGCTGCCTGAGCTAGTGCAGACTTGCATCGCAAACTTCTTCGGCCAGACATTGGAGCAACAGCTGACGCGCCAATTTCTCCGCCAGTCTATGAACAAT CGCACCCGGGAGCTGCACGTTGTTCGCGCCCAGCTGGAGGTTGTGTCCTACGAGAAGACCATGCTCGAGGAGCAGCAAACGAAGAAGGAGGACCTGATCATAGAAATGCTGGACAACACTGATGGGGCCAGAGGCTCGATGCT CTCTTCCCTCAGCTCGGCGTTCTCGTGCTCCTTCTCGCGCAGCTGCTTGTCGACCACAGAGCTGTCCAGATTCTCGGGCGTGGTGTTCGGGGACAGGGAACAGTTGAGCAAATCCGAGGACGCATTTAGAACCTCAC TGTCCGCTCCGCTCACACCCAGAACCGAGCTGCTGGAGCAGCGCACCCGGGAGCTGCGCGGTGTTCGCgcccagctggaggtggtgtcCTACGAGAAGACCATGCTCGAAGGGCAGCAAGCGGAGGAGGATCTGATTAAAACGCTAAACAAAG AGAACATGATGGCCAAGAGTCAACTGGCCAAGCTCAAAAACGCCGTCCAGAATGGTGAGAATGCCGACAACGTGCTAAATGAGTTCGATCAT TTGAAGCGAAGCCTGATGAAGGAAAGCAGCCAAAAGGAGGCCATTATAGCCGAGACTAACGATAAGCTACAGGATTTGCGCGCCGAAAAATCAGAGCTTGTCGAGCAGGTATGCTACCTGTCTGATTTTATGGGGGCATTACACAAAAGAACTAAATCCGGCGAATTTTGTGTGAATATCAGCGAAAAACTAGTCACCTTTGGGTCGGAACTGTACACACTTTTGGTATTGAGAgggaattttattt ctACTAGGTACATAattctaaaattaatattggcGAAAAAGGGCGCT CTGGAACAGCGCCTGGAGGAATCCAGCCTGAAGCGCGACAAGCAGGAGCTGGATCGTTGTCTACAGGAAGCGCGCGAGGAGTTACACAACCGACGTGAGGTTCTAAATGCGTCCTCGGATTTGCTCAACTGTTCCCTGTCCCCGAACACCACGCCCGAGAATCTGGACAGCTCTGTGGTCGACAAGCAGCTGCGCGAGAAGGAGCACGAGAACGCCGAGCTGAGGAAAGAGCCGCAGAAGCAGAACGCTAACTTGCTGGAGCTAAGCGAGAGTGTGGCTTGCTTCGTCGAGAAGCACAGCATCGAGCCTGACCCTCTGGCCCCATCAGTGTTGTCCAGCATTTCTATGATCAGGTCCTCCTTCTCCGTTTGCTGCTCCTCGAGCATGGTCTTCTCGTAG